In Liquorilactobacillus nagelii DSM 13675, the following proteins share a genomic window:
- the dnaI gene encoding primosomal protein DnaI, translated as MKNIGKEISDELASHHWNENYRQLIKEAFNDPDVQSLITTHRDELTNEDLKRSASKVYEFFTIKNQLKRGEATLAPGYEPKLNVVNHTLEVVYIPSQQLMAEQKIAQLHARVKLLNLPKSLRQASLADFEVAGREAAASAAADFVQQYLADPKKFHQGLYLSGSFGVGKTYLLAAIANKLAAENIISMLIHFPSFAVKLKNSIGTSQNTPFIETVKKVPILMLDDIGADQLSSWIRDDILGVILQYRMQEQLATFFSSNFSQQQLLQEYLTVNNRGEAEPLKAQRIMERIRYLSRETIMIGKNRRNQ; from the coding sequence ATGAAAAATATTGGTAAAGAAATTAGCGATGAGTTAGCCAGTCATCATTGGAATGAAAATTATCGACAGTTAATCAAAGAAGCATTTAACGATCCGGATGTTCAGTCGTTGATTACGACCCACCGGGATGAATTGACTAATGAAGATTTGAAACGCAGTGCCAGCAAAGTCTATGAGTTTTTTACAATTAAAAATCAGCTCAAACGTGGTGAAGCAACGTTAGCACCAGGATATGAACCAAAACTAAATGTAGTAAACCATACATTGGAAGTAGTTTATATTCCTAGTCAACAATTGATGGCAGAACAAAAGATCGCTCAGCTCCATGCTCGGGTCAAACTGTTAAATTTACCAAAGTCATTAAGGCAAGCAAGCCTAGCAGACTTTGAGGTAGCAGGGCGTGAAGCAGCAGCTAGTGCAGCAGCAGATTTTGTCCAGCAGTATTTAGCTGATCCAAAAAAATTTCATCAAGGCCTTTATTTATCGGGTAGTTTTGGTGTAGGTAAAACTTATCTATTAGCTGCAATTGCAAATAAATTAGCGGCCGAGAATATTATTTCAATGCTGATCCACTTTCCGTCATTTGCGGTTAAATTAAAAAATTCAATTGGAACCAGCCAGAACACTCCATTTATTGAAACGGTTAAGAAAGTTCCGATTTTAATGCTTGATGATATTGGAGCGGATCAATTGTCTAGTTGGATTCGTGATGATATTCTTGGTGTAATTCTGCAATATCGAATGCAAGAACAATTAGCAACTTTTTTTAGCTCAAATTTTTCACAGCAACAGTTGTTACAGGAATATTTAACAGTGAATAATCGAGGTGAAGCTGAGCCATTAAAAGCTCAGCGAATTATGGAACGGATTCGTTATCTCAGTCGTGAAACGATAATGATTGGTAAGAATCGGCGCAATCAATAA
- the thrS gene encoding threonine--tRNA ligase, producing the protein MSNIEIEFPDGAKKEFATATTVREVAATISNSLAKKAVGANFAGKVVGLNHQLKSDGKLAILTKDQPEALPILWQTGAVVLGAALQELYPEMYFGESDITEHGFFLDTDNQSGQVAETEFEKLNQHLQKLVKQALPLEEVELDLQAALKIVGNDPYRQELINEQATDDQKVTAIKLGDYYDFSVRAVLGNTAALKVFKLLSVAGAYWKGASSNPMLQRIYGTAFFKQKDLDAELARQKEAHERDHRVIGNELDLFFVDPKVGAGLPYWMPKGATIRRTIERYIIDKEVADGYQHVYTPVLANLDLYKQSGHWDHYREDMFPPMDMGDGEMLELRPMNCPSHIQIYNHHIRSYRELPLRIAELGMMHRYEKSGALTGLSRVREMTLNDGHTFVALDQIEAEFKKILQLMVGVYADFDITDYRFRLSYRDPANKRKYFDDDEMWEKSQKMLKSAMDDLGLEYFEAEGEAAFYGPKLDVQTKTALGGEETLSTIQLDFLLPERFDLHYIGADGQEHRPVMIHRGIVSTMERFTAYLTEIYKGAFPTWLAPQQVAIIPVNNDLHLDFSQKLRDQLVAKHVRVQIDDRNEKMGYKIRQAQVNKIPYTLVVGDKEIAADQVTVRKYGEEATNTMAVTDFIKEISADVASYSRENN; encoded by the coding sequence ATGTCAAATATAGAAATTGAATTCCCTGATGGGGCAAAAAAGGAATTCGCTACGGCTACAACGGTTAGAGAAGTTGCTGCAACAATCAGTAATAGTTTAGCCAAAAAGGCGGTGGGAGCGAATTTTGCTGGTAAAGTAGTTGGGTTGAATCATCAGTTGAAATCCGATGGTAAGTTAGCTATCTTAACTAAAGACCAACCGGAAGCTTTACCAATTTTATGGCAGACTGGAGCAGTTGTCTTGGGAGCCGCTTTACAAGAACTTTATCCAGAAATGTATTTTGGCGAAAGTGATATTACGGAACATGGATTCTTTTTAGATACAGATAATCAGAGTGGACAAGTTGCAGAAACAGAATTTGAAAAGTTAAATCAGCATTTGCAAAAATTAGTCAAACAAGCACTTCCTTTGGAAGAAGTTGAACTTGATTTGCAAGCAGCTTTGAAAATCGTTGGCAATGATCCTTATCGCCAGGAATTGATTAACGAGCAGGCAACTGATGATCAAAAAGTTACAGCAATTAAATTAGGCGATTATTATGACTTTTCAGTTAGAGCAGTTTTAGGTAATACTGCAGCCTTAAAAGTTTTTAAGCTATTGTCAGTGGCTGGAGCTTATTGGAAAGGTGCTTCTAGCAATCCAATGTTACAACGAATTTATGGGACAGCTTTCTTCAAACAAAAAGATTTGGATGCTGAGTTAGCGCGGCAAAAAGAAGCTCATGAACGTGATCATCGAGTTATTGGGAATGAATTGGATTTATTCTTCGTTGATCCCAAAGTGGGAGCAGGGTTACCATATTGGATGCCAAAGGGTGCAACAATTCGACGCACAATTGAACGTTACATTATTGATAAAGAAGTTGCTGATGGATACCAACACGTCTATACACCAGTTTTAGCGAACTTGGATTTGTACAAGCAGTCGGGCCATTGGGATCATTATCGAGAAGATATGTTTCCACCAATGGATATGGGAGATGGTGAGATGTTGGAATTGCGTCCAATGAACTGCCCATCACATATTCAAATCTATAATCATCATATTCGTTCTTATCGTGAGTTACCATTGAGAATTGCTGAATTAGGGATGATGCATCGTTATGAAAAGTCGGGTGCTTTAACTGGTTTATCACGTGTTCGCGAAATGACTTTAAATGATGGTCATACTTTTGTAGCTCTTGACCAAATTGAAGCAGAATTCAAAAAGATTTTGCAGTTGATGGTTGGAGTTTATGCAGACTTTGATATTACTGATTATCGTTTCCGCTTAAGTTATCGTGATCCTGCGAATAAGCGCAAATATTTTGATGATGATGAGATGTGGGAAAAATCTCAAAAAATGTTGAAATCAGCTATGGATGATTTGGGATTAGAGTATTTTGAAGCTGAAGGTGAAGCTGCTTTCTATGGTCCAAAACTTGATGTTCAAACTAAAACCGCTTTGGGTGGGGAAGAAACTTTGTCAACAATTCAATTAGACTTCTTATTGCCTGAAAGATTTGACTTGCATTATATTGGTGCAGATGGACAGGAACATCGTCCAGTTATGATTCATCGTGGAATTGTTTCCACAATGGAACGCTTTACGGCTTATCTGACCGAAATTTATAAAGGTGCTTTTCCAACCTGGTTAGCACCACAGCAAGTAGCAATCATTCCGGTAAATAATGATTTACATCTTGATTTCAGTCAAAAATTACGTGATCAATTGGTCGCAAAGCATGTTCGAGTTCAAATCGATGATCGTAATGAAAAAATGGGGTACAAGATTCGCCAAGCTCAAGTTAATAAAATTCCGTATACGTTAGTTGTTGGAGATAAAGAGATTGCAGCTGATCAAGTAACGGTTAGAAAATATGGCGAAGAAGCTACAAATACGATGGCAGTAACTGATTTTATCAAAGAAATTTCTGCTGATGTTGCCAGCTATAGTCGTGAAAATAATTAA
- the infC gene encoding translation initiation factor IF-3, protein MVNEGIRAREVRLIAGDGSQLGVKSKQDALKIAEQDNLDLVLVAPKAKPPVARVMDYGKYRFELQKKQREARKNQKIVNVKEVRLSPTIDVNDFNTKMKNARKFMAKGDKVKVSIRFKGRAITHKEIGYEVLDRFAKAAADIAVVESRAKMDGRSMFMMLTPKTENKA, encoded by the coding sequence ATGGTTAACGAAGGCATTCGTGCCCGTGAAGTTCGGCTGATTGCCGGTGATGGTTCACAATTAGGAGTTAAATCCAAACAAGATGCATTGAAGATTGCTGAACAAGACAACTTGGATCTCGTTTTAGTTGCCCCTAAGGCAAAACCACCAGTTGCCAGAGTCATGGATTATGGGAAGTATCGGTTTGAGTTGCAGAAAAAGCAGCGTGAAGCACGAAAAAACCAGAAAATTGTTAATGTTAAAGAGGTCCGCCTGAGTCCTACAATTGATGTTAATGATTTTAATACCAAAATGAAAAATGCTCGTAAATTTATGGCTAAGGGTGATAAGGTCAAGGTTTCTATTCGTTTTAAGGGTCGGGCAATCACTCATAAAGAAATTGGTTACGAGGTTTTGGATCGCTTCGCTAAAGCAGCAGCAGACATTGCTGTTGTTGAATCTAGAGCTAAAATGGACGGCCGGAGTATGTTTATGATGCTTACTCCCAAGACTGAAAACAAGGCTTAA
- the rpmI gene encoding 50S ribosomal protein L35 has product MPKQKTHRASVKRFKRTGNGGLKRSNAFTSHRFHGKTKKQRRQLRKASMVSSSDMKRIKQMLSQVK; this is encoded by the coding sequence ATGCCAAAACAAAAAACACATCGCGCATCAGTTAAACGCTTTAAGCGGACAGGAAATGGTGGTTTGAAGCGTTCGAATGCTTTTACTAGCCATCGTTTCCACGGAAAAACTAAGAAACAGCGCCGTCAATTGCGCAAAGCATCAATGGTTTCCAGTTCAGATATGAAGCGAATCAAACAGATGCTGTCACAGGTTAAATAG
- the rplT gene encoding 50S ribosomal protein L20 yields the protein MPRVKGGTVTRQRRKKIIKLAKGYRGSKRVLFKSAKEQVLKSYQYAFRDRRKNKTNFRKLWIARINAAARMNDISYSQLMHGLKLAEIEVNRKMLADLAVTDETGFTALVAEAKKALAK from the coding sequence ATGCCACGTGTTAAGGGCGGTACAGTTACGCGTCAGCGTCGTAAAAAAATTATTAAATTAGCTAAAGGATATCGCGGTTCAAAGCGCGTTCTTTTCAAATCAGCTAAAGAACAAGTATTAAAATCATATCAATATGCATTTCGTGATCGTCGTAAGAATAAGACTAACTTCCGCAAATTGTGGATTGCACGGATTAATGCAGCAGCACGAATGAATGATATCAGTTACAGCCAATTAATGCATGGTTTGAAATTAGCTGAAATTGAAGTTAACCGTAAAATGCTTGCTGATTTAGCTGTTACTGATGAAACTGGCTTTACAGCATTAGTTGCTGAAGCAAAGAAAGCATTAGCTAAGTAA
- a CDS encoding YqeG family HAD IIIA-type phosphatase, which translates to MFTWLKPTWMLESIFDLTPEDLKSQGIKVVLTDLDNTLIAWNQPSGSSRLTTWLKQMESAAIPVIIVSNNSRARIESFAAPLNLPFVARAMKPLGVGVKRAMKVAGINNQEVALIGDQLLTDVMAAHSAGIRSILVKPLVESDAWNTKINRFFEKILKHYLQKKNLLSKNWGKKLNDR; encoded by the coding sequence ATGTTTACATGGTTAAAACCAACCTGGATGTTAGAATCAATTTTTGATTTGACACCAGAAGATTTAAAGTCCCAAGGAATTAAAGTTGTTCTGACAGACCTTGACAATACTTTGATTGCTTGGAATCAGCCCTCAGGATCTTCACGACTGACAACTTGGCTGAAGCAGATGGAAAGTGCTGCAATTCCGGTAATCATTGTTTCGAATAATAGTCGTGCAAGAATTGAATCGTTTGCAGCACCATTGAACTTACCTTTTGTTGCTCGAGCAATGAAGCCATTAGGAGTAGGAGTTAAGCGGGCAATGAAAGTTGCCGGTATTAATAATCAAGAAGTGGCACTGATAGGTGATCAACTATTAACGGATGTAATGGCTGCTCATAGTGCTGGTATTCGCAGTATTCTTGTTAAACCTTTGGTCGAATCGGATGCTTGGAATACAAAAATTAATCGTTTTTTTGAAAAAATATTAAAGCATTATTTACAGAAGAAAAACTTGTTGTCAAAGAATTGGGGGAAGAAGCTTAATGATCGCTGA
- the yqeH gene encoding ribosome biogenesis GTPase YqeH, with product MIAEIPYCIGCGVKLQTTAPQELGFVPASVLEKEMSSQNHELYCQRCFRLRHYNEMLPVSLTNDDFLRILTKVGQQKSLVVNVVDIFDFNGSVLASLPRFVGDNPIILVGNKVDLLPKSLKKTKIKEWLRQRAYEIGLHPVAVVLISAAKNLGIDDLLTEISDFRQDNDVCVVGVTNVGKSTLINRLVARSGGNDNLLTVSRFPGTTLDIIKLPLDDGGNLWDTPGIVQAKQLTNRLSPKELKYVQPTRELKPKTYQLNTEQTLFLGGLARFDYLNGQSKSIVVYLSNRLLIHRTKTINADQFFKRHLGELLQPPFKQNAATFAEPKRHVFKTTQKSDVVLAGLGWITIPANATVAVWTAAGVGVSIRKAMI from the coding sequence ATGATCGCTGAAATACCATATTGCATCGGTTGTGGAGTTAAGCTGCAGACAACAGCCCCGCAGGAGTTGGGGTTTGTTCCAGCAAGTGTTTTAGAAAAAGAAATGAGTTCTCAAAACCATGAACTTTACTGCCAAAGATGTTTTCGGCTGCGGCATTATAATGAAATGCTGCCGGTCTCTTTAACTAATGATGATTTTTTACGAATTTTAACAAAGGTTGGTCAACAAAAATCCCTAGTTGTTAATGTGGTTGATATTTTTGATTTTAATGGTTCAGTCTTAGCATCGTTACCACGTTTTGTGGGAGATAACCCAATTATTTTAGTGGGAAATAAGGTTGATCTTTTACCGAAGTCGTTAAAAAAAACAAAAATAAAAGAGTGGTTGCGTCAGCGGGCTTATGAAATTGGTTTGCATCCGGTGGCTGTTGTTTTGATTAGCGCCGCCAAAAATTTAGGAATTGATGATTTGTTGACCGAAATTAGTGATTTTCGCCAGGATAATGATGTGTGTGTTGTTGGAGTTACTAATGTTGGTAAATCTACGTTAATCAATCGTTTAGTAGCTCGTTCGGGAGGAAATGACAATCTATTAACTGTTTCGCGTTTTCCAGGGACGACATTAGATATTATTAAACTTCCGTTAGATGATGGCGGAAATTTGTGGGACACACCAGGCATTGTTCAGGCTAAGCAATTGACCAATAGATTGAGCCCTAAAGAATTGAAGTATGTACAGCCAACTCGTGAATTAAAACCTAAAACTTATCAATTAAATACAGAACAGACATTGTTTTTAGGTGGCTTAGCACGATTTGATTATTTAAATGGACAAAGCAAATCAATTGTAGTTTATTTAAGCAATCGTTTATTAATTCATCGAACTAAAACAATTAATGCGGATCAATTTTTTAAGCGACATTTGGGGGAATTATTGCAGCCGCCGTTTAAACAAAATGCAGCCACTTTTGCAGAACCTAAACGTCATGTCTTTAAAACAACTCAAAAGAGTGATGTGGTTTTAGCAGGTTTAGGATGGATTACGATACCTGCAAATGCAACAGTTGCAGTTTGGACAGCTGCAGGAGTAGGCGTTTCAATTAGGAAGGCAATGATTTAA
- a CDS encoding YhbY family RNA-binding protein, translating to MNSDKLNNKQKKWLKSQAHSMRPVVQIGKEGFSAQWLQQLELVIEKRELLKINILANAAVDEQETKEFLESNSHIQVIQILGHVLTVYCPAKKIVNRNFSSQLDQLVSNKG from the coding sequence ATGAATTCAGATAAATTAAATAATAAACAAAAAAAGTGGTTAAAATCACAAGCACATTCAATGCGTCCAGTGGTACAAATTGGCAAAGAAGGATTTTCTGCGCAATGGCTGCAACAATTAGAGTTGGTAATTGAAAAACGTGAATTGTTGAAGATTAACATTTTAGCTAATGCTGCTGTTGATGAGCAAGAAACTAAGGAATTTTTGGAAAGCAATTCACATATTCAGGTGATTCAGATTTTGGGCCACGTGCTAACAGTATACTGTCCCGCTAAAAAAATTGTTAATCGCAATTTTTCTTCCCAGTTAGATCAATTGGTATCAAATAAGGGGTGA
- a CDS encoding nicotinate-nucleotide adenylyltransferase: MVTFQQPIVKPVLQAESIIKKKRIGILGGTFNPPHIGHLIIAEQVYEQLGLEKILFMPDANPPHVDHKEAIAAQHRQKMVKASIKDNPHFELEDCELKRGGVSYTFDTIKQLLAKHPEYEIYFIIGGDMVAYLPKWHRIDELVKLVHFVGVKRVGFPLESKYPIMWVDIPLIQISSTGVRQRVAHNQSIRYLVPSAVQQYIQKEGLYREKN; encoded by the coding sequence GTGGTTACTTTTCAGCAACCGATTGTTAAACCGGTTTTGCAAGCTGAGTCAATTATTAAGAAAAAAAGAATTGGAATTTTGGGCGGAACTTTTAATCCGCCACATATTGGTCATTTGATTATTGCTGAACAAGTTTATGAGCAACTGGGACTGGAGAAAATTTTATTTATGCCGGATGCTAATCCGCCACATGTTGATCATAAAGAAGCAATCGCTGCCCAACATCGTCAAAAAATGGTAAAAGCAAGTATTAAGGATAATCCGCATTTTGAATTAGAAGATTGTGAATTAAAACGTGGTGGAGTTAGTTATACATTTGATACAATCAAACAATTACTGGCAAAGCATCCAGAATATGAGATTTATTTTATTATTGGCGGCGATATGGTAGCGTACTTACCGAAATGGCATCGAATTGATGAATTAGTCAAATTAGTGCATTTTGTTGGAGTTAAACGTGTTGGATTTCCATTAGAAAGTAAGTATCCAATTATGTGGGTTGATATTCCTTTGATTCAAATCAGTTCAACTGGTGTTAGGCAAAGGGTAGCTCATAATCAATCGATTCGTTACCTAGTACCAAGTGCTGTTCAGCAATATATTCAAAAAGAAGGGCTTTATCGTGAAAAAAATTGA
- the yqeK gene encoding bis(5'-nucleosyl)-tetraphosphatase (symmetrical) YqeK yields the protein MKKIDYRQHYFPGSRQELLQAVKKSVKAKRYQHILGVEQTALKLAAVNGVDLEQASVAALVHDYTKNRSDDEFKQAIKKYQLDDDLLNWSNFIWHGVVGAEIIKTELKITDQVILNAVRRHTVGAKIMTPLDKVIYVADFIEPGRDFPDVEVARAVAKGSLDQAVAFETKHTLTYLINGSQTIYPGAMAAYNQWVVKK from the coding sequence GTGAAAAAAATTGATTATCGCCAGCATTATTTTCCAGGTTCGCGTCAAGAACTGCTGCAAGCAGTAAAAAAGAGTGTTAAGGCTAAGCGCTATCAACATATTTTAGGAGTAGAGCAGACAGCACTTAAATTAGCAGCAGTTAATGGTGTTGATCTAGAACAAGCCAGCGTTGCAGCTTTAGTGCATGATTACACTAAAAATCGTTCAGATGATGAATTTAAACAAGCAATAAAAAAATATCAATTGGATGATGATTTATTAAATTGGAGTAATTTTATTTGGCATGGTGTTGTTGGAGCTGAGATAATTAAAACTGAGCTAAAGATTACTGATCAAGTTATTTTAAATGCAGTGCGGAGACACACGGTGGGAGCTAAAATCATGACACCATTGGACAAGGTAATTTATGTGGCAGATTTTATTGAACCCGGGCGTGATTTCCCTGATGTTGAAGTAGCTCGAGCCGTAGCTAAGGGCAGTTTAGATCAAGCAGTTGCCTTTGAAACCAAACATACATTAACCTATCTAATAAACGGCAGCCAAACTATTTATCCAGGAGCTATGGCCGCTTATAATCAATGGGTTGTAAAAAAATAA
- the rsfS gene encoding ribosome silencing factor has translation MENLKLLQTIVAAADDKHAEDLVILDVEQLTTVADQFVIMQADSQRQIQAIAEAIEEKVTAADFPISQIDGKSSKSWILIDLGTVIVHIFQTETRKFYNLEKLWSQAPQIDLTQLTK, from the coding sequence TTGGAAAATTTGAAATTATTGCAGACAATAGTTGCTGCAGCTGATGATAAACATGCTGAGGATTTAGTGATTTTAGATGTTGAGCAATTGACAACAGTCGCTGATCAATTTGTAATTATGCAAGCAGATAGTCAACGACAAATCCAAGCAATTGCTGAGGCGATTGAAGAAAAAGTAACAGCAGCTGATTTTCCGATTAGCCAAATTGACGGGAAAAGTAGTAAAAGTTGGATTTTGATTGATTTAGGGACAGTTATTGTGCATATTTTTCAGACAGAAACTCGTAAGTTTTATAATCTGGAAAAGCTCTGGTCACAAGCACCACAAATTGATTTAACACAGTTGACCAAATAG
- a CDS encoding nucleotidyltransferase, protein MTVVGIIAEYNPFHNGHLYQLREIRRHFPNAVIVVVMSGNFLERGEPACVDKWTRAKQALVAGVNLVIELPVTYCVQPADRFAEGAIKLLQELQIDYLAFGAEHASYDFLAMARKVQHVHGDFSRFNESYAAAYQRAVTGKLGYSVEQPNDLLGLAYAKAILINHASIKLYPLQRVGAAYHEQNLPANQFIASASSIRRAWKQDTKKVLPYLPIGSQAVIQRDQPVSWEDFWPLLRYQLIVTPLEQLRQLYDVTAGVEYRMQQQLESLMAVSPLTFETWLQKVKTKRYTYTHLSRLAVVVLLQLTNQEVEQQRQNPYLRVLGFDIAGQNLLHQIKKTSRWPLITKISQNEKKGIISSDYKAGRIYATVWQQAQDLKRLPIILNR, encoded by the coding sequence ATGACAGTTGTGGGAATTATAGCTGAATATAATCCTTTTCATAATGGTCATCTCTATCAATTACGGGAAATTCGCCGTCACTTTCCGAATGCAGTGATTGTTGTTGTTATGAGTGGCAATTTTCTGGAAAGAGGAGAACCGGCTTGTGTTGACAAGTGGACTCGAGCAAAACAGGCATTAGTTGCTGGAGTTAACTTGGTAATTGAGTTACCAGTTACCTACTGTGTCCAACCAGCTGATCGTTTTGCTGAAGGGGCAATTAAACTTTTGCAAGAATTACAAATAGATTACTTGGCTTTTGGTGCTGAACATGCAAGTTACGACTTTTTAGCAATGGCTCGAAAGGTCCAGCATGTGCATGGGGATTTTAGTCGTTTCAATGAGTCGTATGCTGCTGCATATCAACGAGCAGTTACAGGAAAATTGGGATATTCAGTTGAGCAACCAAATGATTTATTAGGCTTAGCATACGCTAAAGCAATCTTAATCAATCATGCATCAATTAAATTGTATCCTCTACAGCGAGTAGGTGCAGCTTACCATGAGCAAAATTTGCCGGCTAATCAATTCATTGCTAGTGCTTCTTCGATTAGGCGGGCTTGGAAACAAGACACAAAAAAAGTTTTACCATATTTGCCAATCGGAAGTCAGGCGGTTATTCAAAGAGATCAACCGGTCAGCTGGGAAGATTTCTGGCCGTTACTACGTTATCAGCTAATTGTTACACCACTGGAACAGTTACGACAACTTTATGACGTAACAGCTGGGGTTGAGTATCGCATGCAGCAACAATTAGAGTCTTTAATGGCAGTTTCACCTTTGACTTTTGAAACTTGGCTTCAAAAAGTGAAAACTAAACGTTATACTTATACGCATCTTAGTCGCCTTGCTGTTGTTGTTTTACTGCAATTAACTAATCAAGAAGTTGAACAGCAGCGGCAAAATCCCTATTTGCGAGTACTTGGTTTTGATATTGCGGGTCAGAACTTGTTGCATCAGATTAAAAAAACTAGTCGGTGGCCTTTAATTACCAAAATTTCTCAAAATGAAAAAAAGGGAATTATTAGCAGTGATTATAAAGCTGGTCGAATATATGCAACTGTTTGGCAGCAAGCACAAGATTTAAAAAGATTGCCGATAATTTTAAATCGTTAA
- a CDS encoding YceD family protein, with translation MIKWTLDELRRNCTEPLALNETVDISSLIKSKNESIISVSPAKINGFFALNQLGVLGSFKIEIKLVLPSTRSLQPVATQLNFDINEYYVDQQTENLAAFGKNDVVIFLADGLLDLSEIICDNVLARLPLKVLTPAENAGKAVLPTGKDWQVVEEGHAASNQKSIDPRLAKLKNFFKD, from the coding sequence TTGATCAAATGGACACTTGATGAATTACGCCGTAATTGTACTGAACCGTTGGCGCTGAATGAAACAGTCGATATTTCATCGTTAATTAAAAGTAAAAATGAGAGTATTATCTCAGTTTCTCCGGCTAAGATTAACGGTTTTTTTGCATTAAATCAATTAGGAGTCTTAGGAAGCTTTAAAATCGAAATTAAGCTGGTTTTACCATCGACTCGATCGTTACAACCAGTTGCCACTCAGCTGAACTTTGATATCAACGAGTATTATGTTGATCAGCAGACAGAAAATTTAGCCGCGTTCGGCAAGAATGATGTTGTGATTTTTTTAGCTGATGGTTTGTTGGATTTAAGTGAAATTATCTGTGATAATGTTTTAGCACGGTTGCCACTGAAAGTTTTGACTCCTGCAGAAAATGCTGGAAAGGCTGTCTTACCAACTGGTAAAGATTGGCAAGTAGTTGAGGAAGGTCATGCTGCCAGTAATCAAAAAAGCATTGATCCACGGCTAGCAAAACTTAAAAACTTTTTTAAAGATTAA
- the rpmF gene encoding 50S ribosomal protein L32 has product MAVPARKTSKTRKRLRRTHYKLQVPGLSACPNCGELRKSHRVCPSCGYYDGKEVVKVK; this is encoded by the coding sequence ATGGCAGTTCCAGCAAGAAAAACTTCTAAGACACGGAAACGTCTCCGTCGTACCCATTATAAGCTTCAAGTACCTGGCTTGAGTGCTTGCCCAAATTGTGGTGAATTAAGAAAATCACATCGAGTTTGCCCAAGTTGCGGTTATTATGATGGCAAAGAAGTTGTTAAAGTTAAGTAA
- the yihA gene encoding ribosome biogenesis GTP-binding protein YihA/YsxC — MKSHQIELEISAVRPTQYPTDQLPEIAFVGRSNVGKSSLVNSLTGRKSFARTSNQPGKTQTLNFYTIDQNWRIVDVPGYGYAKVSKKQRAEWGRMIETYLTQRENLRGVVSLIDGRHAPMSLDKQMVEFLHYYQLPVLVVATKTDKVPRNQRNKISSTFKQQLKIENSDELVLYSTIEHYGQEQVWGWINQLIK, encoded by the coding sequence ATGAAATCACATCAAATAGAATTAGAAATTAGTGCCGTCCGTCCGACACAGTATCCGACAGATCAATTGCCAGAGATTGCTTTTGTTGGCAGATCAAATGTCGGAAAGTCTTCACTAGTCAACTCACTGACGGGCAGAAAAAGTTTTGCTCGAACATCGAACCAACCAGGTAAAACACAAACATTAAACTTTTATACAATTGATCAAAATTGGCGGATAGTTGATGTTCCTGGATACGGCTACGCAAAGGTTTCCAAAAAACAACGTGCTGAGTGGGGCAGGATGATCGAAACTTATTTGACGCAACGAGAAAATTTACGTGGAGTTGTTTCATTGATTGATGGTCGTCATGCACCAATGAGTTTAGATAAACAAATGGTTGAGTTTTTACATTATTATCAGTTGCCGGTCTTAGTTGTTGCTACTAAGACCGACAAAGTTCCACGTAATCAGCGAAACAAAATTAGTTCAACTTTTAAGCAACAATTAAAAATTGAAAATTCCGACGAATTAGTTCTTTATTCGACGATTGAACACTATGGTCAAGAACAAGTCTGGGGTTGGATTAACCAGTTGATTAAATAA
- a CDS encoding nucleoside triphosphate pyrophosphohydrolase family protein — protein sequence MEFNEYQQAANRTLYGNEQILTNCALGLAGESGQLIDLIKNYTFKGKELDREEMIKEMGDVLWYLSQIAQWADVPFEDVAKTNIAALNKRYPHGYSADK from the coding sequence ATGGAATTTAATGAATATCAGCAAGCTGCTAATCGGACACTTTATGGTAATGAACAGATTCTAACTAATTGTGCTCTTGGATTAGCAGGAGAGAGTGGCCAATTAATTGATTTAATTAAAAACTATACTTTCAAAGGTAAAGAATTGGATCGCGAAGAGATGATTAAAGAAATGGGAGATGTTTTATGGTATTTATCCCAAATTGCTCAATGGGCAGATGTTCCCTTTGAAGATGTGGCAAAAACAAATATTGCCGCTTTAAATAAACGTTATCCGCATGGTTATTCAGCTGACAAATAA